A genome region from Mycobacterium florentinum includes the following:
- a CDS encoding DUF6131 family protein: protein MIVLGVVLLILGYLFAIPLLWTIGIVLIVIGAVMWILGSVGRPVGGRRYWY from the coding sequence ATGATCGTTTTGGGCGTCGTCTTGCTTATTCTCGGATATCTGTTCGCTATTCCTTTGCTGTGGACGATCGGCATTGTTCTGATCGTCATCGGCGCGGTGATGTGGATCCTCGGCTCGGTCGGCCGCCCGGTCGGTGGCCGGCGGTACTGGTACTAA
- a CDS encoding NADPH:quinone oxidoreductase family protein: protein MRAVVCRSYGPPESLVLDDVPEPVPAPGQVLVRVHAAAVNFPDVLFIAGKYQVKIPPPFIPGNEMAGEVISVGEGAPFRKGQRVAGTTFGAFAEQALLDATQAALVPDDADFASAAAFGVTYRTAYHALRTTAAVKQGDWVVVLGAAGGVGLAAVDLAVAMGARVLAAASSPEKLELCRQRGAEAVVDYDREDLKLRIRELTGDAARVVLDPVGGSYAEPALRGLARGGTFVTLGYAAGSIPAIPLNLVMLKDICVRGMEIRTFMADYPDEFVRDIEELTAMFAAGTVRPYIGARFPLAETPAALRYVADRKVLGKVVIDVA from the coding sequence ATGCGTGCCGTCGTCTGTCGCTCGTACGGTCCTCCGGAGAGCTTGGTGCTGGACGACGTGCCCGAACCGGTCCCGGCGCCCGGCCAGGTGTTGGTCCGGGTGCACGCCGCGGCGGTCAATTTCCCCGACGTGCTGTTCATCGCCGGCAAGTACCAGGTCAAGATTCCGCCGCCGTTCATTCCGGGCAATGAGATGGCCGGGGAAGTGATCTCGGTCGGCGAGGGCGCGCCGTTTCGGAAGGGCCAGCGGGTGGCCGGGACCACCTTCGGAGCGTTCGCCGAGCAGGCACTGCTCGACGCGACCCAGGCGGCCCTGGTACCCGACGACGCCGACTTCGCCTCGGCCGCGGCCTTCGGCGTCACCTACCGCACCGCGTACCACGCGCTGCGCACGACTGCCGCTGTGAAACAAGGCGATTGGGTCGTCGTGCTGGGCGCGGCCGGTGGAGTGGGTCTGGCCGCCGTCGACCTGGCCGTGGCAATGGGAGCGCGGGTGCTGGCCGCGGCGTCCAGCCCGGAGAAGCTCGAGCTGTGCCGGCAGCGCGGCGCCGAGGCCGTCGTCGACTACGACCGGGAGGACCTCAAGCTGCGGATCCGCGAACTCACCGGCGATGCGGCGCGGGTGGTGCTGGACCCGGTCGGCGGCTCGTATGCCGAGCCCGCGCTGCGGGGCCTGGCACGCGGCGGCACCTTTGTCACCCTGGGCTACGCGGCGGGCAGCATACCCGCGATTCCGCTCAATCTCGTGATGCTCAAGGATATTTGCGTGCGCGGCATGGAGATCCGCACCTTCATGGCCGACTACCCCGATGAGTTTGTCCGCGACATCGAAGAACTGACGGCGATGTTCGCCGCGGGCACCGTCCGTCCCTACATCGGCGCGCGATTCCCGCTGGCCGAAACTCCGGCGGCATTGCGCTACGTCGCCGACCGCAAGGTGTTGGGCAAGGTGGTCATCGACGTCGCGTGA
- a CDS encoding phosphotransferase family protein, translating into MTTAGETQLDPGVLGRWLDDNDAPGHGEEPRLEQLKGGSQNTLYLIRRGSQRMVLRMPGARADAARIDGLRREIRLVRALSGTDVPHAELIAADDSGTVLGMPFYVMRAIDGWSPMDGGWQPPFDTDLDARRGLAFELIEGAAKLGRVDWRGQGLDGFGRPDGFHDRQVDRWLAFLDAYKVRDLPGLNEAADWLRRNRPAQYKPGIMHGDYQFANVMFAHGSQARLAAIVDWEMTTVGDPLLDLAWCLLGYDGENPKGDGFYLDMSGMPTRGELLAHYEKVSGLSTENIDYYLVLANWKLGIVLEKTYAAGVRTGKVDPKITDAFGPMILGLIATAAELARSLPTRCR; encoded by the coding sequence ATGACGACTGCTGGTGAAACCCAACTGGACCCGGGTGTGCTGGGTCGATGGCTGGATGACAACGACGCTCCGGGACATGGCGAAGAACCGCGCCTGGAGCAGCTCAAGGGCGGTTCGCAGAACACGCTGTATCTGATTCGACGCGGCAGCCAGCGCATGGTGCTGCGGATGCCCGGCGCCCGCGCGGATGCGGCCCGCATCGACGGCCTGCGGCGCGAGATCCGGCTGGTGCGGGCGCTTTCGGGCACCGATGTGCCGCACGCCGAGCTGATCGCCGCCGACGACAGCGGCACCGTGCTCGGCATGCCGTTCTACGTCATGCGCGCGATCGACGGATGGAGCCCGATGGACGGCGGCTGGCAGCCACCGTTCGACACCGACCTCGATGCGCGGCGCGGGCTCGCGTTCGAACTCATCGAGGGCGCCGCCAAGCTGGGCCGGGTCGACTGGCGCGGCCAAGGACTCGACGGCTTCGGCCGGCCCGACGGATTCCATGACCGGCAGGTCGATCGTTGGCTGGCGTTTCTCGACGCCTACAAGGTGCGCGATCTGCCCGGCCTGAACGAGGCCGCCGATTGGCTGCGCCGCAACCGGCCCGCGCAGTACAAGCCGGGCATCATGCACGGCGACTACCAGTTCGCCAACGTGATGTTCGCGCATGGCAGCCAGGCTCGACTCGCCGCGATCGTGGACTGGGAGATGACGACGGTCGGCGATCCGCTGCTGGACCTCGCCTGGTGCCTGCTCGGCTATGACGGCGAAAACCCCAAGGGCGACGGCTTTTACCTCGACATGAGCGGGATGCCGACACGCGGCGAATTGCTGGCGCACTACGAGAAAGTCAGCGGGCTCTCCACCGAGAACATCGACTACTACCTGGTGCTGGCCAACTGGAAACTCGGCATCGTGCTGGAAAAGACCTACGCCGCCGGCGTGCGCACCGGAAAGGTGGACCCCAAGATCACCGACGCGTTCGGGCCGATGATCCTTGGGCTCATCGCGACAGCGGCCGAATTGGCTCGCAGCCTGCCGACGAGGTGCCGCTGA
- a CDS encoding MarR family winged helix-turn-helix transcriptional regulator, whose translation METDDDLRDNLVQVSFGVIAVLNRVAAEHDLSLTQLRVLGILRDREPAMAELATYLGLERSTVSGLIDRAVQRGLVRKTTDAVDGRSVRVSLTAQARRLEGRIIAEIGELMEPMTGRLNAADQKRLTELLAKVLER comes from the coding sequence GTGGAGACGGACGACGATCTCAGGGACAACCTCGTGCAGGTGTCGTTCGGAGTGATCGCGGTGCTCAACCGCGTTGCCGCCGAGCATGATCTGTCCCTGACCCAGTTGAGGGTGCTGGGGATACTGCGCGATCGCGAACCCGCGATGGCCGAACTTGCGACGTACCTGGGGCTGGAACGCTCGACCGTCAGTGGCCTCATCGACCGCGCGGTCCAACGTGGACTGGTCCGCAAGACCACCGACGCCGTCGACGGCCGTTCGGTGCGGGTCAGCCTCACCGCACAGGCGCGGCGACTCGAGGGGCGGATCATCGCCGAGATCGGCGAGCTGATGGAGCCGATGACCGGCAGGCTCAACGCTGCCGACCAGAAGCGGCTCACCGAGCTGTTGGCGAAAGTGCTTGAGCGCTAA
- a CDS encoding acyl-CoA dehydrogenase family protein, protein MSWDFSTEPEFEKKLAWVREFVREEVEPLEVLFPGCEFLPLNDERRRIVDPLKQQVRDNGLWAPHLGPELGGQGFGAVKLTLINEILGRSPWAPIVFGTQAPDTGNAEIIARFGTQDQKDRYLSGLLSGEIFSCFSMTEPQGGADPRVFTTRAVRDGDDWVITGRKYFSSNAAVASFFIVVAITDPDVPVHRGASTFLIPADAEGLKLEANHHLVGADPHEPGHSLVHYDGVRVPSDALLGEPGQGFLILQTRLAGGRLHHAMRSIGMAQRAVDMMARRAKSRFTQGSPLADKQLVQEFVADSYTELIPFRLTVLHAAWLIDNGDEHGARTEIGACKILASQVLKSIALRAIQVHGALGLTDQLPLVNVLLGGIALGLADGPTEAHKVNLARMLLKGYEAEEGEWPSEMLDVRRDAAREKYGALVGSVPAHPHSP, encoded by the coding sequence ATGTCATGGGACTTCTCTACCGAGCCCGAGTTCGAGAAGAAGCTCGCCTGGGTTCGCGAGTTCGTGCGCGAAGAGGTGGAGCCACTCGAGGTGCTGTTCCCGGGCTGCGAGTTCCTGCCGCTCAATGACGAACGCCGCCGCATTGTCGACCCGCTCAAGCAGCAGGTTCGCGACAATGGCTTGTGGGCACCGCATTTGGGACCGGAGCTCGGAGGGCAGGGCTTCGGTGCGGTCAAGCTGACATTGATCAACGAGATTCTGGGCCGCAGCCCGTGGGCCCCGATCGTGTTCGGAACTCAGGCGCCCGATACCGGCAACGCGGAGATCATCGCGCGCTTCGGAACCCAGGACCAGAAGGATCGCTACCTGTCCGGGCTGCTGTCCGGGGAGATCTTCTCCTGCTTCTCGATGACGGAGCCGCAGGGCGGCGCCGATCCGCGCGTGTTCACCACCCGCGCCGTCCGCGATGGCGACGACTGGGTGATCACCGGGCGAAAGTACTTCTCCTCCAACGCCGCTGTCGCGTCGTTCTTCATCGTCGTGGCGATCACCGATCCCGACGTGCCCGTCCATCGCGGCGCCTCGACGTTCCTGATCCCCGCCGACGCCGAAGGGCTGAAGCTGGAGGCCAACCACCATCTGGTGGGAGCGGACCCGCACGAGCCCGGGCATTCGCTGGTGCACTACGACGGGGTCCGGGTTCCCTCCGACGCGCTGCTGGGCGAGCCCGGTCAGGGCTTCCTGATCCTGCAGACCCGACTGGCCGGCGGGCGGCTGCATCACGCGATGCGGTCGATCGGGATGGCGCAGCGGGCCGTCGACATGATGGCACGACGCGCGAAAAGCCGCTTCACCCAAGGCAGCCCGCTGGCCGACAAGCAACTGGTTCAGGAGTTCGTCGCCGACTCCTACACCGAGCTGATCCCGTTTCGGCTGACCGTGCTGCACGCCGCCTGGTTGATCGACAACGGCGACGAGCACGGCGCCCGCACCGAGATCGGCGCCTGCAAAATACTTGCCTCGCAAGTGCTGAAATCGATTGCGCTGCGTGCGATCCAGGTGCACGGTGCGCTCGGACTCACCGACCAGCTGCCGCTGGTCAACGTGCTGTTGGGTGGCATCGCGCTCGGCCTCGCCGACGGGCCTACCGAGGCGCACAAGGTCAACCTGGCCCGGATGCTGCTCAAGGGCTATGAAGCCGAAGAGGGCGAATGGCCCAGCGAGATGCTCGACGTCCGCCGCGACGCCGCCCGGGAAAAATACGGCGCCCTGGTCGGTAGCGTTCCGGCACACCCACATTCGCCATGA
- a CDS encoding MmcQ/YjbR family DNA-binding protein: MADRRARVSDVHQIVASMPHVKRLEGPKGNAIYQVGGKSFVFFRTPQPDATDPDTGERYADVIMLWVDSESDKLALVQDPGSPFFTTGHFDGHPSVLVRAARLSEITTTELAELIQDAWLARASKKRAAEWLAAHS, encoded by the coding sequence ATGGCCGATCGACGTGCTCGGGTAAGCGATGTGCATCAGATTGTCGCGTCGATGCCGCACGTGAAACGGCTGGAGGGGCCGAAGGGCAACGCGATCTATCAGGTGGGCGGAAAGTCGTTCGTGTTCTTCCGAACTCCGCAGCCCGATGCGACCGATCCGGATACCGGCGAACGCTATGCCGACGTGATCATGCTCTGGGTGGACTCGGAGAGCGACAAGCTGGCGCTGGTCCAGGATCCCGGCTCGCCGTTCTTCACCACCGGGCACTTCGACGGGCATCCGTCGGTGCTGGTGCGCGCCGCCCGGCTGTCGGAAATCACGACGACGGAACTGGCCGAGCTGATCCAGGACGCGTGGCTGGCCCGGGCCTCCAAGAAGCGGGCCGCGGAATGGCTGGCCGCCCACTCGTAG
- a CDS encoding alkyl/aryl-sulfatase: MPVDHKPPTAVIESAQREHALPWDDTTDFDNADRGFIASLSPCVIKAADGRVVWDNDVYAFLEGPAPTSVNPSLWRQSGLNAKQGLYEVVPGIYQVRGFDISNITFIEGDTGIIVIDPLVSTEVAAAALDLYRTHRGADRAVVAVIYTHSHVDHFGGVLGVTSQADVDAGKVAVLAPEGFTAHAVQENVYAGPAMTRRATYMYGTLLERGPRGQVGCGLGQSPSTGEVAIIVPTIDIRETGETHTIDGVEIEFQMAPGTEAPAEMHFYFPRFRALCMAENATHNLHNLLTLRGALVRDPHAWAGYLTEAIDTFAGRADVLFASHHWPTWGQEAIVTFLSLQRDLYAYLHDQTLRLLNQGYTGVEIAEMFQMPPALDRVWHTRGYYGSVSHNVKAVYQRYMGWFDGNPGRLWPHPPEALAPRYVDAMGGIDRVVELAQTAFDSGDFRWAATLLDHAIFTDSEHAPARTLYADTLEQLGYGAENATWRNFFMSGATELREGNFGTATNATSTSMLSQLTPEQIFDSLAISVNGPRSWDLDLTIDITFADLATNYRLALRNGVLVYRNVAADPATATVTVKLDSKSRLLAVAMGDVTSAGLDISGDRSALQSLLSVLDKPDPKFNIVTP, translated from the coding sequence TTGCCGGTGGACCACAAACCTCCCACCGCGGTCATCGAGTCGGCGCAGCGCGAACATGCTCTGCCCTGGGATGACACAACGGATTTCGACAACGCTGATCGTGGATTCATCGCCTCGTTGTCTCCCTGCGTGATCAAGGCGGCCGACGGACGGGTGGTGTGGGACAACGATGTCTATGCCTTCCTCGAGGGTCCCGCGCCGACGTCGGTGAACCCCAGCCTGTGGCGCCAGTCGGGGCTGAACGCCAAACAAGGCCTGTACGAAGTGGTGCCGGGCATCTATCAGGTCCGCGGTTTCGACATCTCCAACATCACGTTCATCGAGGGCGACACCGGGATCATCGTCATCGATCCGCTGGTGTCCACCGAAGTCGCCGCCGCGGCGCTGGACCTCTACCGCACCCACCGCGGCGCCGACCGCGCGGTCGTCGCGGTGATCTACACCCACAGCCATGTCGACCATTTCGGCGGCGTGCTGGGTGTGACCTCGCAGGCGGACGTCGATGCCGGCAAGGTCGCGGTGCTGGCGCCGGAAGGTTTCACCGCACACGCCGTGCAAGAGAACGTTTACGCGGGGCCGGCGATGACTCGCCGGGCGACCTACATGTACGGCACTCTGCTGGAACGTGGGCCCCGGGGGCAGGTCGGTTGCGGCCTTGGTCAATCGCCGTCTACCGGCGAGGTGGCGATTATCGTGCCGACCATCGACATCCGTGAGACCGGTGAGACGCACACGATCGACGGTGTGGAGATCGAATTCCAGATGGCGCCCGGCACCGAGGCTCCCGCCGAAATGCATTTCTACTTCCCGCGTTTCCGCGCACTGTGCATGGCCGAGAACGCCACCCACAACCTGCACAACCTGCTCACCTTGCGCGGTGCGCTGGTCCGCGACCCACACGCCTGGGCGGGCTACCTCACCGAGGCGATCGATACATTCGCCGGTCGCGCCGATGTCTTGTTCGCCTCGCACCACTGGCCGACCTGGGGCCAGGAAGCCATCGTCACGTTCTTGTCGTTGCAGCGCGACCTCTATGCGTACCTGCACGACCAGACGTTGCGCCTGCTCAACCAGGGCTACACCGGTGTAGAAATCGCCGAAATGTTCCAGATGCCACCGGCTTTGGACCGGGTGTGGCATACCCGCGGCTACTACGGATCGGTAAGCCACAACGTCAAGGCCGTCTACCAGCGCTACATGGGCTGGTTCGACGGCAACCCGGGCCGGCTCTGGCCGCATCCCCCCGAGGCCCTCGCGCCCCGCTACGTCGACGCGATGGGCGGGATCGACCGCGTCGTCGAGCTTGCCCAGACGGCTTTCGACTCCGGCGATTTTCGTTGGGCCGCAACGCTGCTTGACCACGCCATCTTCACCGACAGTGAGCACGCTCCGGCTCGCACGCTGTACGCGGACACGCTGGAACAACTCGGCTATGGCGCCGAGAACGCGACGTGGCGCAACTTCTTCATGAGCGGGGCAACCGAGTTGCGCGAGGGCAACTTCGGCACCGCCACCAATGCCACCTCAACGTCGATGCTCAGTCAACTGACTCCCGAGCAGATCTTCGACAGCCTTGCCATTAGCGTCAACGGGCCGCGCAGTTGGGATCTCGACCTCACCATCGACATCACCTTCGCCGATCTCGCCACCAATTATCGGCTCGCCCTGCGCAATGGAGTGCTGGTTTACCGCAACGTCGCGGCAGACCCCGCGACGGCGACCGTTACGGTCAAGCTGGACAGCAAGTCTCGCCTGTTGGCGGTGGCAATGGGTGATGTGACCTCGGCCGGGCTCGACATTTCGGGAGACCGGTCGGCACTGCAGTCGTTGCTGAGCGTGCTCGACAAACCGGACCCGAAGTTCAACATCGTCACGCCATAG
- a CDS encoding lipoprotein LpqH: protein MKRELTVAIAGAAILVAGISGCSSDKKSSSGSSSGASTSASSSGGGGTKVIIDGKDQNVSGSVVCTTVGGTVNIAIGGAATGIAAVLSDGNPPTVTSVGLGNVNGVTLAYASAGGGGNASATKNGNSYKITGTATGVDMANPTQPVNKPFEIDVTCTS from the coding sequence GTGAAGCGTGAACTGACGGTCGCGATAGCCGGAGCGGCGATTCTGGTCGCCGGCATTTCTGGCTGTTCAAGCGACAAGAAAAGTTCGAGTGGGTCCTCGTCGGGCGCAAGCACTTCGGCCAGCTCCAGCGGGGGTGGCGGCACCAAGGTGATCATTGACGGCAAGGACCAGAACGTCAGCGGCTCGGTCGTGTGCACAACCGTGGGCGGCACGGTCAACATCGCGATCGGCGGGGCCGCGACCGGCATCGCCGCCGTGCTCAGCGACGGCAACCCGCCCACCGTGACCTCGGTCGGGCTGGGCAATGTCAACGGCGTGACGCTCGCCTACGCGTCGGCCGGCGGCGGCGGCAACGCCTCGGCAACCAAGAACGGCAACAGCTACAAGATCACCGGGACGGCTACTGGCGTTGACATGGCCAACCCCACACAGCCGGTGAACAAGCCCTTCGAGATCGACGTCACCTGCACTAGCTAG
- a CDS encoding TetR/AcrR family transcriptional regulator, which yields MINRVTAAVERALDERQRGATAEVERILAAAVRVMERVAPEEPRVSDIVTEAGTSNKAFYRYFAGKDDLILAVMERGVGIVVSYLEHQMAKEAQPRDKIARWIEGTLAQVAEPDLIRKSRAAAGQMSAAANWRTVDHAMMGPLRDLLVEPVAALGSTDVERDVEAVFCCTAATMRRYMGSAVRPEPDDIAHVVRFCLNGLGVN from the coding sequence ATGATCAACAGGGTCACCGCAGCCGTCGAACGCGCCCTCGACGAGCGGCAGCGGGGGGCGACCGCGGAGGTCGAACGCATACTCGCGGCCGCGGTGCGGGTGATGGAACGCGTGGCGCCCGAGGAGCCTCGCGTCAGCGATATCGTCACCGAGGCCGGGACGTCGAACAAGGCGTTCTACCGATACTTCGCCGGTAAGGACGATCTCATCCTGGCCGTGATGGAGCGCGGCGTCGGGATCGTGGTGTCCTACCTCGAACACCAGATGGCCAAGGAGGCCCAACCGCGGGACAAGATCGCCCGCTGGATCGAGGGCACGCTGGCACAGGTCGCCGAGCCCGACCTGATCAGGAAAAGCCGCGCCGCGGCCGGTCAGATGTCGGCCGCGGCGAACTGGCGCACTGTCGATCACGCAATGATGGGCCCCCTGCGCGACCTGCTGGTCGAACCCGTTGCGGCGCTGGGAAGTACCGATGTCGAGCGCGACGTCGAAGCGGTGTTCTGCTGCACGGCGGCGACGATGCGCCGATACATGGGATCGGCCGTTCGGCCCGAGCCCGACGACATCGCGCATGTGGTGCGGTTCTGTCTCAACGGATTGGGAGTCAATTGA
- a CDS encoding SDR family NAD(P)-dependent oxidoreductase, which translates to MGYADQLFDLTDRVVLITGGSRGLGREMAFAAAHCGADVVIASRNFDNCVAVAKEIEAETGRSAMPYGVHVGRWDQLDGLVDASYERFGKVDTLINNAGMSPLYDKLSNVTEKLFDAVVNLNLKGPFRLSALVGERMVAAGSGSIINVSSTGSLRPNGGIIPYSAAKAGLNAMTEGLAQAFGPAVRVNTLMAGPYLTDVSKSWDLSGGNNFSHLHLKRAGDPREVVGAALFLASDASSFTTGSILRTDGGIP; encoded by the coding sequence ATGGGTTACGCCGACCAGCTTTTCGACCTCACCGATCGCGTGGTGCTGATCACCGGAGGCAGCCGCGGCCTGGGTCGGGAAATGGCGTTCGCCGCCGCCCACTGCGGCGCCGACGTGGTGATCGCCAGCCGCAACTTCGACAACTGCGTCGCCGTCGCCAAGGAAATCGAGGCCGAGACCGGACGCTCCGCCATGCCCTACGGCGTGCACGTCGGACGCTGGGACCAACTCGACGGCCTGGTCGACGCCAGCTACGAGCGGTTCGGCAAGGTCGACACCCTGATCAACAACGCGGGCATGTCGCCGCTGTACGACAAGCTGAGCAACGTGACCGAGAAATTGTTCGACGCCGTGGTGAACCTGAACCTCAAAGGACCGTTTCGGTTATCGGCGTTGGTGGGTGAACGGATGGTGGCCGCGGGCAGCGGCTCGATCATCAACGTGAGCTCCACCGGATCGCTGCGGCCCAACGGCGGCATCATCCCCTACTCGGCCGCCAAGGCCGGGCTCAACGCGATGACCGAAGGGCTGGCGCAGGCGTTCGGGCCGGCGGTGCGGGTCAACACCCTGATGGCCGGGCCCTACCTGACCGACGTCAGCAAGTCCTGGGATCTGTCCGGCGGCAACAACTTCAGCCACCTCCATCTGAAACGCGCCGGCGACCCGCGCGAAGTTGTCGGCGCCGCACTGTTCTTGGCGTCCGACGCGTCCAGTTTCACGACCGGATCGATTCTGCGCACCGACGGCGGAATTCCTTAA
- a CDS encoding sensor histidine kinase, which produces MSSSPPARARRVWSLRLRLLVGQVIVLALVCIGITAATELSLNHHLVRQLDGQLGGTSHRSALMYPEPNRPGWRHDHGFNPRPGPGPRFLDAPGQPAGMVAAVVSDGKTVDAGYLTSIGSRAALSDKAQDQLAAIAGSRKPVTVDLDGLGRYRVVAAPSRRGGDVIVTGLSMDDVDATLIQMAVIFGIVTVIALAAATIAGMVIIRRALAPLRRVAQTARRVSNLPLDRGEVELPVRVPESDANLSTEVGQLGFALNRMLDHIAAALSARQASETRVRQFVADASHELRTPLAAIRGYTELTQRMGDDREAVAHAMSRVASETERITRLVEDLLLLARLDSGRPLEREPVDLSRVAVDAVSDAHVAGPDHQWELDLPEEPVVVVGDAARLHQVLTNLLANARIHTAAGTVVTTRLSTEPTHSVLQVIDNGPGIPADLQSEVFERFARGDTSRSRKGGSTGLGLAIVSAVVKAHDGTITVSSSPGHTEFTVRLPLNGWQPPAASPS; this is translated from the coding sequence ATGTCCTCAAGCCCGCCAGCTAGGGCACGGCGAGTCTGGTCGCTTCGGCTACGGCTCCTGGTTGGGCAGGTCATTGTGCTCGCCCTGGTTTGCATCGGGATCACTGCGGCGACCGAACTCTCGCTGAACCACCACTTGGTGCGCCAGCTCGACGGGCAGTTGGGCGGCACTTCGCATCGCTCGGCGTTGATGTACCCCGAACCGAACCGTCCCGGGTGGCGTCACGACCACGGTTTCAACCCGCGGCCGGGCCCGGGCCCGCGGTTCCTCGACGCTCCCGGCCAGCCGGCGGGGATGGTCGCCGCGGTGGTCAGCGACGGCAAGACGGTCGACGCCGGCTACCTGACCAGCATTGGTTCGCGGGCCGCGCTGAGCGACAAGGCCCAGGACCAACTGGCGGCGATCGCCGGCAGCCGCAAGCCGGTGACCGTGGATCTCGACGGCCTCGGACGGTACCGCGTCGTGGCGGCCCCGAGCCGGCGCGGCGGCGATGTGATCGTCACCGGACTGTCGATGGACGACGTCGACGCCACGCTGATCCAGATGGCGGTGATTTTCGGGATCGTCACCGTAATCGCCTTGGCTGCGGCGACGATCGCCGGAATGGTGATCATCAGGCGAGCACTCGCGCCGCTGCGTCGCGTCGCGCAAACCGCGCGCCGGGTTTCGAATCTGCCGTTGGACCGCGGTGAGGTCGAGCTGCCGGTGCGGGTTCCCGAGTCCGATGCCAACCTCTCCACCGAGGTGGGCCAGCTGGGATTTGCGCTGAACCGAATGCTCGACCACATCGCGGCCGCGCTGTCGGCACGGCAGGCCAGCGAGACCCGGGTCCGGCAGTTCGTCGCCGACGCGAGTCACGAACTGCGCACCCCGCTGGCCGCGATCCGCGGCTACACCGAACTCACGCAACGGATGGGCGACGATCGCGAGGCGGTGGCACACGCCATGAGCCGCGTCGCGTCGGAGACCGAGCGGATCACGCGGCTCGTCGAGGACCTACTGCTGTTGGCCCGGCTGGACTCGGGCCGCCCACTGGAACGAGAACCGGTCGACCTGTCGCGGGTGGCGGTCGATGCGGTCAGTGACGCGCACGTCGCGGGGCCCGACCACCAGTGGGAGCTCGACCTGCCCGAGGAACCGGTGGTCGTCGTCGGCGACGCGGCCCGGTTACATCAGGTGTTGACGAATCTGCTTGCTAATGCCCGGATCCACACCGCTGCGGGGACTGTTGTCACGACGCGGTTGAGCACGGAGCCGACGCACAGCGTGTTGCAAGTGATCGACAATGGCCCCGGTATTCCGGCGGATCTGCAGTCGGAGGTGTTCGAGCGGTTTGCCCGTGGCGATACCTCGCGGTCCCGCAAGGGTGGTAGCACGGGGCTGGGGCTGGCGATCGTCTCCGCCGTCGTCAAAGCGCACGACGGGACGATCACCGTCAGCAGCTCACCCGGTCATACCGAGTTCACGGTGCGGTTGCCACTCAACGGGTGGCAACCGCCCGCGGCCTCGCCTAGCTAG
- the tcrX gene encoding two-component system response regulator TcrX: MCRADGNPINVLVVDDESVLAEMVSMALRYEGWNIATAGDGSSAIASARAQRPDVVVLDVMLPDMSGLDVLHKLREENPQLPVLLLTAKDAVEDRIAGLTAGGDDYVTKPFSIEEVVLRLRALLRRTGVTTVDSGAQLVVGDLVLDEDSHEVTRAGEPVSLTSTEFELLRFMMRNSKRVLSKAQILDRVWSYDFGGRSNIVELYISYLRKKIDNGREPMIHTLRGAGYVLKPAS; the protein is encoded by the coding sequence ATGTGCCGTGCGGACGGCAATCCGATCAACGTGCTGGTCGTGGACGACGAATCCGTCTTGGCCGAAATGGTGTCGATGGCACTGCGGTACGAGGGCTGGAATATCGCGACCGCCGGTGACGGATCATCGGCAATCGCCTCAGCCCGTGCCCAGCGACCCGACGTCGTCGTGCTCGACGTGATGTTGCCCGACATGAGCGGGCTCGACGTCTTACACAAACTGCGCGAAGAGAATCCGCAGTTGCCGGTGCTGTTGTTGACGGCCAAGGATGCGGTCGAAGATCGGATCGCGGGTCTGACCGCGGGCGGTGACGACTATGTCACCAAGCCGTTCAGCATCGAAGAGGTTGTACTGCGATTGCGAGCGTTGTTGCGGCGCACCGGCGTTACGACGGTGGACAGCGGCGCGCAGCTCGTGGTCGGTGATTTGGTGCTGGACGAGGACAGCCACGAGGTCACCCGCGCCGGTGAGCCGGTGTCGTTGACCTCCACCGAGTTTGAACTGCTGCGGTTCATGATGCGCAACTCCAAGCGCGTACTGAGCAAGGCGCAGATTCTCGATCGGGTATGGAGTTACGACTTCGGCGGCAGGTCCAACATCGTCGAGCTGTATATCTCCTACTTGCGCAAGAAGATCGACAACGGCCGCGAACCGATGATCCACACGTTGCGCGGCGCGGGTTATGTCCTCAAGCCCGCCAGCTAG